Part of the Alosa alosa isolate M-15738 ecotype Scorff River chromosome 18, AALO_Geno_1.1, whole genome shotgun sequence genome is shown below.
ctACTAAAACAACCAGTGATCCTGTGTTCCATTTCCACTACTGAGTCCATGCACCAAAACAACCACACAGCCTGTGCTCTATTTCCTCCATGAGATCCATGAGCCAAAACGACCATGGGTCTGCGCTCCTTATCCAGCATGGGGGCCTTTATGTCATTTCCACTATGGGGCCCACATACCAAAATTACCATAGAACCAGTATACCAAAATGATTGTGTGATCCACAAGGCCAACACGCCAAAACAAAAGTAGGGTCTACACACTATTTCTACCATGGAGCCCACACACCATTTCCAGTGACAGTCTGATTGCAGACCAAAGCTTGCCATAATCCTGTCCACAGGACAACTGTGTAATGGCTAATTTGACCCCTGAATGAGATTAATGCAAAATTCGCTAGAATGGAAACTGGCCATTAGACATGTAACATTCCACACAGTGAACTCTAGGTTGCAAATCTCTCTATTAGATTAGCAGAGTACATAATGTGGAGGAACCAAAGGCAGCAAGACCAAAGTCTTGGTGAATTATACTTACGTCATCGTCTCTCTAAGATGGAAAAAATGTCACCATTGTTTCCAACATTTCTTTGCTGAAATAGATACAACTCTGGTTCTATAATCTGGGTCTATTGTGTGGTCCTCCAGTAACACATTTATTACCCACAGTAATTGGACAACGTTTAGTTCACAACAGAGCCAGTTGTgtaaaccccacacacacacacaaactttttttcttgtttaatCCCATTTTAACTTAATTTAAATTTGAAGCAGTATGGTAGAAACATATTACAAATGCATCCTTTTATGTTTGTGATGATTTGTCTGTAAACAAGGAagcaacagtaaacacaagcttTCATCAGACAGATCTTTTGATCAAGGGTTGATTGTCAAAAAATTGCTTCCATGGTCAGTTGATCACAATGCACAAACACTGAGTGCAAGTTTATTGGCATGTCAAAGCGTAGCACAAAATTACATCAAAGACAATGAAGCAAACTGCTAAATTATTTAATCTGCTGCATGCGGAAAGCAGAACATTAAGAGACACCACTAACGTAGCACAAAGCTAATTCTCTCTCCATAGAAAGCCAGTAGATATACATATCTGAGATCAGCTcagctgaaaaacaaaagtcattACACAGTTTCCCCCATGAGTTTTAAGAAAACCAAAATTCTTTCTGCTGGTCCTTGTAGTCCTTGGGCAGTTTTGCTTGCATAGCCTAATTGGCTCAGTCACTTGATTTTGGGAGCGATCTGGCGTATAGACTCCCCATACTGACACAGAGTTGGGTAATTAACGAACACAGAGCAATGGCACATCATCTGCATCAGCATCATTATGAACAACAACGACCAAAGCGAGAGGAGCACAGCGGGTTTCAGTAATGTAGACGCATTTTGCTGGTGTGAGGTTTGATTTCATTGCAGTTTTGAATTCGCTGCATGTGGTCTGGTGTGACCAATATTGTGGCATAGAACAATCCCCCCagtctctctcttgtctttttttttttttaaagaatggcTTAATCATGACAAAGTCTCTGTCAATCATTTCTCTGCAATGAGTCTCTATAGCTACTGACAGGAAGaggtgagagtgatcatggcGGATTGCTTAGCACTCTCGCCTTGTTCGCACTGTCTTGCTATGGTATTTGATTGGGATCCCCCAACGTCTCACGAGGTAAACGTCAAGCAAGTAGGAGGCTCCGGGTTCTAGGCCTCCGATCACAGCTGTGGTGACGGCCCGTCGTGGGTTCAGCTCCTGGAAATATTTGCAGAGGACCCTCTCGGAGTCGGACCTCGTCTCGGGCCCCAGGCATCGGTCGGAGTTCCGTTCCTTCCCGACGACATCGTCAGACAGGCGCCAGCGGTAGACGCAGTACAGGCTCCTTTCTTCCGTGCCCATCCAGGCTAGGGTGATCGAGGTACAGCTGCGCAGCTTGTTGAAGGACTTCATCTGGAGGGTGGCCGGAAGGACCGGGGCGGCCTGCCGGTGGTATGCCGACGATGCCTGGATCTTGACTGCGACCCTTGAGCTGCTTGCCGCGCTCACCCGGCCGGTTGCGGCAGATGCCTCCGTGCTCTCCAGCCTGATGATGTAAGAGGGGGCTCCCTGGAGCCACAACTGAGCCAGCTGCTCGCCCACTTCCTGGGTGGAGAGCACCTTCCCTCGGCTGGTCACCACCACCCTGATTTTCTGGGTGCCATTGCAGCTCTGGAGTGTCAGCAGGCCGTTCTGCTGCCAGCCGCGGGGCCGGAAGCTAAACACCGTGGCCCCCTGCTGTCTGCCGCTGGCACTACCGCCACCGCTGCTGCTACCTCGTCCGACCTGCAGTGCAACCAGACGTGGCTCGCCCTCCTTTAACGCAATCACGGCCGGCTGAGCCTGCTCGTGGGTATGGGTGAAGGTTCCAGTGTAGGCCGCGCTCGTGCCGTTGAGCCTGTCGATCACGAAGACGTCAAAGTAGTACTGTGTGTCGGGCAGCAGCTCAGAGACGGTGCACACGCTCTCGATGCCGCGACAGACGCAGCCAAGCTGGGCGACGTCATCGGACACACCAGAGGTGGAGGGCTGGATTTCCCCTAACGCATCCCACTGTTGCCCCCACCAGTCTTTGTGTACTGGCCGCGCAGTCTCCTTCCGCTGCTTGTCTTTCTTCTCTTGCTTCcagtccctctccctctccttcttgaTGCCCTCGAGTGCAGCACAGAGGCTTCGGtagttgtggttgtggttgacCAGGACGCAGTAGTCGTACAGGTGCTTGACGGAGTGGCTCGGTTGGGTCACAGAAGCGCTGGGGTTCCAGCTTAGGGTGACGCTGGTTAGTCCCACCCCAAGCGTGTGGACTCTTGGGTCGGCCGGAAGTTTGGGGAAGACCCCTGATGACCCTGGTCCCTCATGCAGGTAGACAGAGGCACTGGTGTCCTGCTCTTGCGACTTTAGCCTCAGAATGTAGATGGATGCAGGTGTATAGGCAGGACCCATATAGGTGTCTGCCGAGTTGCCAGTGTAGGTATGGATTTTCGCTTCAGTTCCAGGGCCTCTCCACCATACCTCAGGCATACTCTTTTTTGAACTCCCTGTGAAAAAGAGAACAGCCATGAGATTCAAGAGGCAACCTAATTAGGCACACTGATAATCAAAAGCATAGTATACATTTTCAtcctcatttttttaaaaccatCATTACGTTTGTCACGTGACACTGTGCCAGATATTTCTTAATCAAAGTGAATTATTGAACATTGTGGATGGACCCTTGAGTTCACTGTCTAAATGATTTATGTGTCACTTTATGATATAGAATACCTAGGAGGAGGATTTTTAAGAGACAGTCTTGATTTAGCTACAGAGATAGGAATGGTTTTAATATACTACCGGTAATCTGATTTTGAATTACacgtacatctctctctctgtctcaatctctcaatctctctcagcTCATTATCATAGCTTGATAATCATCAGCTGCCTGCCTGTTTTCACTGAAAGAGATACTTAAATGTTTCGAAGTAGTTGTTCAAGGATGCTAAATGTCAAACATTTCCAGGGCCTACTAAATGTCATGAAAAACAGTTGTTTGAgtgcataagcacacacacacacacacacacacacacacacacacacactcaacggTCAGATTCTAATCCCATCCCTCTGTCATTTAAGCTAAAACCCTTTTAAAAGGGAAAGTGGCattttctttctcctccctgCCTTCTGCATCCATCTGTATGTCACACTACTCAGTATGTAGTGCTGCACAATATTTGGTTTCCATGGAACCTTCTGGAACCAGGAAGACAAATAAGACACTTTTACATAAACAATCTGGTGGCGTGTAACTCTATATGAGACTGTCAACGTCCTGAAAGAACCGACAGGATATCTGTGTGGCATTTGCACAGTGACTGAAATGTGGAATATGGAGTGAAATATTAAGATAAGGGAACGCCAATGAATTGAACTGGTATCACACAGATTGATCTAGCTTGAAATGTATTACTTGTAATGAATTCAGAGGATTATCCTGTTTTATCCTTCATcctagagagggagggagagagagagggtgggaggtgTAGGGAGAGAACAGATTTGTCTTTTGGCTATATCTCCGACCCATCTAAAACAAATAAGGCCAGGAAGGACCTTTTCTACTCGCTTGTTTATCTAATTAAAAAAGCATTTATGAGTGTTTATACGCAGTGTTTTTCCTTGGGAAACGCTAGCTGCTGGTTTTATGTGTCTCTGTTGTTCTTGTCCGCCTCCACACTCACAGTGCAGGTTTTTGGGCGGCTTGTCCTTCAGGGTTCGGGCAGCCAGAGTCCACTCGATGGGGGTACCACAGGGGCTTACAGTCAGGGACATGGAAGGCGTTTTCTTTTTCAGAGTGAAGTAGAACctgcagggggaaaaaaataatagatCTGGCTATGAAACAGTGGTAACCCCTTTCTGACCATTAGTAATCACTAACACATGTGGTTTGATTTATCTAGAACATGTAGCAAATGTCTCCGCAATTAAACGAGTTTTCAAATGACAACCCCATGGTATTTTCCCCCTTTCCACTAATGCTTTTCCCTCTGTTATCCTCGGAGGGATGATAAGGCCCCTTTGCCAGAGAGCACTGAGCAGGAGGTCGCCTGAGCGTTCCCAGATAAGGCCTCGTGATCAATGTGAAATGTTGAGATGACTATCGCCAGTATACCGGGGTAAAGGATCGTGCTGGGGCAGAAGGACAGACGGAGGAATGGACGGTGCTGCTATTCTGCGTGTTGGAGTTGAAGGACACATCTTTTGGAGCCAGGAAACGATTGCTCTGAAGCGTGACTTTTGCATCACCCTCCCCAAAATATGGTGCTGCATGGCAGGGACCAAAGCCCATCCAGGCCCCCGTGCTGTGGGATCAGCCACTGGTGCCTTTGCAATAGTGCTCGGGCCAAATTGCTTTCAGCCACTCTCATTTGGGATGGTGAATCTGATAGAGAGTAACCTTTATATCCAGTGCATTTGACCTTGTTGTCTGCTACGAGAGAGGCAGTACACACATAGAAGGAAAATGTTTAACGTTGCTTGATCTtcactttttttctgtgtgtatttggtCTCTGTCTTGTGTCGAATGCTGGTTTTAATTGTTTGTTGTTGGTCAGAGATGAAGATCATTTGTCAGCATTGGAATTTGAATTTCACAGACTTATTGCAGGCACATCAAGATATCAGAACAACTGAAGTTGCACACTAAAATCAGACTCCACTTGCACTTAGTGTGGCAGTATTCCAAGGGGAGATGCTGAATTACCACCCAAGCAAGCAACAAATGTACAAAAAATCCAATTGAAACCACAATTGAAACACTTGTGCTACACTCATAGCCAATACCCTGATAATGATTGCCATTCCGCCCACGTTATTCCATCTGCAAAATCGGGGAAGTTCTCTTGTAATCAAATTTTCACTAAACCAAACCAGCCAAATGGGTCTCGCATCACTTTCACTCATTTTTCATCATCACGCTACGTGCTTGTTTGAGTCTAAGCTGTTCAGTCTCCGTACGTCTCCCTCAAACCACATCCTTACAGTTTTGACACAGACAGCTGTGCAAACATCCTCTTGTGTCAAGGACATCATTTGTCAAGGACATCAACAACAGCAACTTAATTGATTAATTAGTTTGCATTAGCTTCAGAGGCTGTGTCTCCAGCCCCACCCCTGTGACGCGCGAGTGCTGCAGTGGACAGACTGCAGCTCGCAGGGAGACGCTGTCGCTAATTTACGGCTGCGGACGCTAGCCTTGGATCTCTGGCAGTGTCCATGTGGGGGCCCTGGCCCATGAACCGCTCCTTTACACGCTTCAGAACACCCAGCTTACTGTGACAGAACCTCCTGCCAGAGAGGCTAAAGGGCTCATCTTTACATAATATGCTTCACTGCTACAGCAGGCCCTGCCATAGGAGAGGACTGGGAATGAGTTTATTGCTTTTTGTGCTATTCTATGCTGTGAGGGGACAGAACTATGAGATTATTGTTGCACTTGTTCTTGCAATATTTAAGGCTTGCTTGTCTTTACGTGACGAAGTGCTGCAGCAGACTATGGAATAGGAGCTTACTGATAATGAGATTATTTCTTATGCTTTTTGTGCTAACTTTGCATGCTATGTGGCGATAAAGGATGCCAATTATGGTCTAACTTATGATATAGATAGTATGGCCTATGTGGTTGCGTATGGCCTCTCACCTCCTCGTCTTCCCTTTGGGCAGATGGATGGGAGTGACCTTGTCCTCCAGGAGCCAGGTGGTTGGCCGGAGGGGCACCTCATTCTCAGGGGCCAGTGCTGCTAGGGGCATAGGGCCCAGAGGGCCCCACAGAAGGGCCACAGCCAGAACAAGGCACCACGACGGGCTCATTTTTAGATGTCGGAGTACCCGTTGCCTGTgttagataaagagagagagaatcacagaGAGATCACAGTTCAAAACATGGCATCAATCAAGTTCTTGAGTCTTGTTAGAACTTCTGATTTGTTTCTGCTCGCTATCTAATAGATGCAGAAATGTCAGATGTAGCAATATATCACCACTTAAGTGTAAATGCGAGCGACTCCGAGATGCTGATGCACCTGTTTTATGTCACTTCACCAGCTAAACACTGGTGTCCATCATGCAAGTCGACAGCGTAGGAGAAAAGCTATCAGTCAGTAAATGAAGCCAACTCCGCATCTGCACGGAGCGAACACACAAATTAGATGAGATGAAGccagggagggaagagagaaagagtgcaggaaaagagtgagaggatggataaagagagagagagagagagagagagaaagagagagagaggaggctgaGGCTTCACAGCTGATGATTCATTGATAGGAGGAAACATTTGCTTTTATTCAGTCAGAATTATTCATATGAAGAGAGGAAATTTGCCACGCTATATTACTCTGGCTTCTTTAACCACTTCAGCCCGCCACTCGGAGAAAATCACTCACACTGCACCTTTCAAAGCATGAAGTGGGCACGAAATAATGATTGAAGAGTATGCTCCTCATAACTCTATTTATAGTTGCCAAGTCTAAATTGGTTTGTTGGTTTGACTTTAAATAGACATTCTCTTATGTTCTGACTTTCTTTCCAATCTGGCAGTGCTCTGTGCGCATGGGAAACAGGCAATTTAGCTGAACCAAGAATAATAGAAGCGAAAGAGacgcaacaaaaacaacacctgGCTATGCCTGAGAACTCGTCTGTCTGACGAACGCAAAGTGCAGAACAAACTTTAAAACGCTCCTCAGATGTTATTttggtgtgtctctctccctctccctcccactgcTATTCTGACTGTTGATTGTGGTAAATgtccccagagagagagagagagagaggaatgtgaTCAAAGTGACAGAGTCCTGAGAacaaaacataacacacacacacacacacacacacacacacacagagggagagagggaggaagaaatgTCCCCATAACAACCGAGTGTTTGTCACCGCGGAGACGATGCCCCGTAGATCAGATGACAACGGCGTGGGTTTATCAGAGTGTCTGGCTCGCGCTCGGAAAACTCTCAACAGCTGCTTCATTACGAGCCATAGAGGATCTCATTAGTCTTCCTCAGGAGTGAAACACCCCATAAAGCTTTCAcagaggagggaaaagagatagagggagataaGTATACAATGAAAGAGAGTCTCAGGCATGGGTTAAGTGGGTaagattgagagagggagagggagagaaagagagagggagagagagagaggtgagtgagGCATGGGTTAAAGTGGGtaagcagagagagacagactcagGCAGGGGTTAAGTGGagtgagagatgcagagagaaaggggaTAGAGTGATAGAGCGATGAGTatgcaaaaagaaaagaatgaaaacATGGGTCAAATGAGCAAGAttgagagcgaaagagagggaaagagagaaagacagaaagaaagaaagagagttatggatggagggagagagagacaaacatggGGGTTGTATGAGGTGAGAGAAGCAGaaggtggagagatggagctcacagagaaggaggagaagagagatagagggaggtgCGCATGGATAAGGAATGGAGAGAGTGTAGGAGGTGAGAGAACAGTGGATgaaaagagcaggagagagggatacagtgggaggaggtgtggagagagagagagagagggagagagaaagagaaggtcaAGGTGTGACAGGGGGCTGATGTACAGGGAGAGGTAGGAGAAGACAAGGGGACggagggatgggagagaggaCGGGTGAGTGTGTTAACTGAGTTGATGAGTATTCAGCTCGCTCTCCCTGTTTAATAGCATCAGTGGCAGCGTGCAGTATGCGAGCTGAAGCCAGAAAGgctgttcattcattcaatcttcATAAAGACGCCGTGCTGAAAATAGCGCGCCGCGGCCACCGTTGTTTCTTCAAAATGCACCCCGGCGATAAAATATGCATGGGCCTCCGTGCCGCAATTATGTCCGATTGAATTTTCATAAACCCAAGAGAACTGATGGCCCAGGACCTGATTAACCCCCGGTATCACTCTGTGAATAAACTCACAAACTGTCACTGCCTCCACACTGACACTGAACCGCAGTtagggagaaaaaaacagacaggttTTGTTTaagcctttttttttcctttttccttttttccctcttaCAGTCCATTTATCTTTTCGTCTGTTTTCGTCTCGTgtccttttttcccccctttcacCTGATCTtcttctctgtctatctctctttcagcctctttcacacacactgtctgtcttttttttttcttcgtgcacatctctcactctatctcttttcctgtgtgtgtaaagcCTCGTGTGGGATAGAAGCGGGGTCTCTCACTCCCAGTGTCTCTCTGGTGTTAGGTGTCTCTGCAGGGGTCAATCCACTCGCCCGTGgatgggaggaagagagagagagggagagagagagagagagagagagagagagagagagagattgaatggCATTGTGAAAAGAAAGGCAAAACTCTTGGCAGGATTCGGGGC
Proteins encoded:
- the ndnfl gene encoding protein NDNF isoform X2, which translates into the protein MSPSWCLVLAVALLWGPLGPMPLAALAPENEVPLRPTTWLLEDKVTPIHLPKGKTRRFYFTLKKKTPSMSLTVSPCGTPIEWTLAARTLKDKPPKNLHWSSKKSMPEVWWRGPGTEAKIHTYTGNSADTYMGPAYTPASIYILRLKSQEQDTSASVYLHEGPGSSGVFPKLPADPRVHTLGVGLTSVTLSWNPSASVTQPSHSVKHLYDYCVLVNHNHNYRSLCAALEGIKKERERDWKQEKKDKQRKETARPVHKDWWGQQWDALGEIQPSTSGVSDDVAQLGCVCRGIESVCTVSELLPDTQYYFDVFVIDRLNGTSAAYTGTFTHTHEQAQPAVIALKEGEPRLVALQVGRGSSSGGGSASGRQQGATVFSFRPRGWQQNGLLTLQSCNGTQKIRVVVTSRGKVLSTQEVGEQLAQLWLQGAPSYIIRLESTEASAATGRVSAASSSRVAVKIQASSAYHRQAAPVLPATLQMKSFNKLRSCTSITLAWMGTEERSLYCVYRWRLSDDVVGKERNSDRCLGPETRSDSERVLCKYFQELNPRRAVTTAVIGGLEPGASYLLDVYLVRRWGIPIKYHSKTVRTRREC
- the ndnfl gene encoding protein NDNF isoform X1, encoding MDCKREKRKKEKKRLKQNLSVFFSLTAVQCQCGGSDSLQRVLRHLKMSPSWCLVLAVALLWGPLGPMPLAALAPENEVPLRPTTWLLEDKVTPIHLPKGKTRRFYFTLKKKTPSMSLTVSPCGTPIEWTLAARTLKDKPPKNLHWSSKKSMPEVWWRGPGTEAKIHTYTGNSADTYMGPAYTPASIYILRLKSQEQDTSASVYLHEGPGSSGVFPKLPADPRVHTLGVGLTSVTLSWNPSASVTQPSHSVKHLYDYCVLVNHNHNYRSLCAALEGIKKERERDWKQEKKDKQRKETARPVHKDWWGQQWDALGEIQPSTSGVSDDVAQLGCVCRGIESVCTVSELLPDTQYYFDVFVIDRLNGTSAAYTGTFTHTHEQAQPAVIALKEGEPRLVALQVGRGSSSGGGSASGRQQGATVFSFRPRGWQQNGLLTLQSCNGTQKIRVVVTSRGKVLSTQEVGEQLAQLWLQGAPSYIIRLESTEASAATGRVSAASSSRVAVKIQASSAYHRQAAPVLPATLQMKSFNKLRSCTSITLAWMGTEERSLYCVYRWRLSDDVVGKERNSDRCLGPETRSDSERVLCKYFQELNPRRAVTTAVIGGLEPGASYLLDVYLVRRWGIPIKYHSKTVRTRREC